Proteins encoded in a region of the Streptomyces sp. NBC_00258 genome:
- a CDS encoding oligoendopeptidase F family protein → MEGTNPVNKKLAAALSGGAVLVLALSGCSSDDSSDKLNSWAKQVCDAVQPQAVKIEAANTAIQKQTSDNSTPADVQKTDSKAFQDMSDAYKAIGAAVNKAGAPDVDDGEKKQKDAVTELNTISSSYADLKKQVDGLDTKDQAKFADGLKGIATQLDKLSQSGNDALKKLEEGDVGKAMAKQESCKSASTSPSASKA, encoded by the coding sequence ATGGAAGGGACCAATCCGGTGAACAAGAAGCTCGCGGCCGCACTGTCCGGCGGTGCGGTACTGGTACTGGCGCTGTCGGGATGCAGCAGTGACGACAGCAGCGACAAGCTGAACTCCTGGGCCAAGCAGGTGTGTGACGCGGTGCAGCCGCAGGCGGTGAAGATCGAGGCCGCCAATACCGCGATCCAGAAGCAGACCTCGGACAACAGCACCCCGGCGGACGTCCAGAAGACCGACTCCAAGGCCTTCCAGGACATGTCCGACGCCTACAAGGCGATCGGTGCTGCCGTGAACAAGGCCGGGGCGCCCGACGTCGACGACGGCGAGAAGAAGCAGAAGGACGCCGTCACGGAGCTCAACACCATCTCCTCCTCGTACGCCGACCTCAAGAAGCAGGTCGACGGCCTCGACACGAAGGACCAGGCGAAGTTCGCCGACGGTCTCAAGGGGATCGCCACCCAGCTCGACAAGCTCAGCCAGAGCGGCAACGACGCCCTCAAGAAGCTGGAGGAGGGTGACGTGGGCAAGGCGATGGCCAAGCAGGAGAGCTGCAAGTCCGCCTCGACGTCGCCGTCGGCGAGCAAGGCCTGA